A DNA window from Solanum lycopersicum chromosome 3, SLM_r2.1 contains the following coding sequences:
- the LOC101247988 gene encoding syntaxin-81-like, producing the protein MHKPRQRLGFTRAAIKTLESIGTLEQFLMKHKKDYVDLHRTTEQERDSIEHEVTIFVKSCKEQIDVLRNSINEEDANSKGWLGLKGDNLNADTIAHKHGVVLILSEKLHSVTSQFDQLRAIRFQDAINRVTPRRNRKSTTKSNAAEASASISLDPDMKRDSEVRDNDVSQAAPMRVQEQLLDDETRALQVELNSLLDSVQETETNMVEMSALNHLMSTHVLQQAQQIELLYEQAVEATQNVELGNKELSQAIQRNSSSRTFLLLFLVVLTFSILFLDWYS; encoded by the exons ATGCATAAACCCCGACAAAGGTTAGGATTCACCAGAGCTGCAATTAAAACG CTGGAGAGCATTGGGACCCTAGAGCAATTTTTGATGAAACACAAGAAGGATTATGTTGATTTGCACCGTACAACTGAACAAGAGAGGGATAGCATTGAGCATGAA GTTActatttttgtaaaatcatgCAAAGAGCAGATAGATGTTCTCAGAAATAGTATAAATGAGGAAGATGCAAATTCAAAAGGATGGCTTGGATTGAAGGGTGACAATCTGAATGCTGATACTATAGCACACAAGCATGGAGTG GTTCTAATTTTAAGTGAAAAGCTTCACTCTGTTACATCACAGTTTGATCAGTTGCGGGCAATACGCTTTCAAGATGCTATTAACCGAGTTACACCAAGAAGGAATCGTAAGAGCACTACCAAATCAAATGCCGCAGAGGCCTCTGCTTCTATTAGTTTGGATCCCGACATGAAAAGGGACTCCGAGGTCAGGGACAATGATGTATCACAAGCAGCTCCTATGAGAGTCCAAGAACAACTTTTGGACGATGAAACACGTGCCCTCCAG GTAGAACTGAACAGTCTCCTGGATTCTGTTCAAGAAACAGAAACAAATATGGTGGAAATGTCTGCACTAAACCACCTTATGTCTACTCATGTTTTGCAACAAGCCCAACAGATAGAGCTTTTATATGAGCAG gCAGTTGAAGCTACCCAAAATGTGGAACTTGGTAACAAAGAACTGTCACAAGCTATTCAAAGAAACAGCAGTAGCAGaacttttcttttactctttctGGTTGTACTTACATTTTCGATCCTCTTCCTAGATTGGTACAGTTAA
- the LOC104646189 gene encoding uncharacterized protein has product MDVCDFVGGVKVEDNAVIVKLWSLKCVAKVFRVVEFCFVVFLLLWISSRLPFAVRISGEYFRQIVGLILSPVFIFILCNFIVLILLLKSGLHSGNSSIFRNVAGAEVLYDSFLKNTEFSAVFSSGNSSLVPEIEVRGIVYEDKQTIFEENTVTNQESFGSEELETVINKALTKPKVPRRTQSEKLNEEKVEEISVKFRRSETEKCRKVTNPGDSAHEVDELSNKEFQKAIENFIAKQTKFHQQEKLAIEDEDSRKFHIDMHAVL; this is encoded by the exons atggatgtttgtgattttgttggCGGTGTGAAAGTGGAGGATAATGCAGTGATTGTGAAACTCTGGAGTTTGAAATGCGTTGCGAAGGTTTTTCGTGTTGTTGAGTTTTGTTTTGtggtttttttgttgttgtggaTTTCCTCTCGTTTGCCTTTTGCGGTGAGGATTTCCGGCGAGTATTTCCGTCAAATCGTCGGTTTAATACTTAGTCCTGTTTTCATTTTCATCCTATGCAACTTCATTGTCCTTATTCTCCTCTTGAAGTCCGGTCTCCATTCCGGAAACTCTTCGATTTTTCGGAATGTCGCCGGAGCTGAAGTTCTCTATGACTCGTTTCTCAAAAACACAGAGTTTTCAGCTGTTTTTTCGTCCGGGAACTCTTCTCTGGTACCGGAAATTGAAGTTCGAGGTATTGTTTATGAAGACAAACAGACGATTTTTGAAGAGAACACAGTGACTAATCAGGAATCATTCGGTTCCGAAGAACTAGAAACGGTTATAAACAAGGCATTGACGAAACCGAAAGTTCCGAGGAGAACTCAATCGGAAAAGCTGAATGAGGAAAAAGTGGAGGAAATTTCCGTCAAATTCCGGAGATCGGAGACAGAGAAATGCCGGAAAGTGACAAATCCCGGCGATTCTGCTCATGAAGTAGACGAATTAAGTAACAAAGAGTTTCAGAAAGCCATAGAAAACTTCATCGCAAAGCAAACCAAATTTCATCAACAAGAGAAATTGGCCATT GAAGATGAAGATTCGAGAAAGTTCCATATTGACATGCATGCAGTGCTTTGA